A region of Myxococcus stipitatus DSM 14675 DNA encodes the following proteins:
- a CDS encoding ParB N-terminal domain-containing protein: MDYSDHVVEVHPFEIFPRHEVRDAARLERIATSMAVDGWVGRPLLAIGDQGVTGSHRLAAARRLGVEVPVVVVDECERLTLAPRDGGADVYFDGVRLFEEEQFLAAFAELGLAVAVSLLNDEMAANNAE, from the coding sequence ATGGACTACAGCGATCACGTCGTCGAAGTGCATCCGTTCGAGATCTTTCCCCGGCACGAGGTGCGCGACGCGGCGCGACTGGAGCGCATCGCGACGTCCATGGCCGTCGACGGCTGGGTGGGTAGGCCCCTGCTTGCCATCGGCGACCAGGGGGTGACGGGATCGCATCGTCTGGCGGCTGCTCGCCGCTTGGGGGTTGAGGTCCCCGTCGTCGTTGTCGACGAGTGCGAGCGCCTGACGCTGGCGCCGCGCGACGGAGGCGCCGACGTCTATTTTGACGGTGTGCGACTGTTCGAAGAAGAGCAGTTCCTCGCGGCGTTCGCGGAGCTGGGACTCGCTGTGGCGGTGTCGCTGCTCAACGACGAGATGGCGGCGAACAACGCTGAGTAG
- the gpW gene encoding gpW family head-tail joining protein: MAWTADDIAKLRAAIVALASGSAVQSVTYNGPPSRSVTYKQANLSEMRELLVEMERSVSGGPRYIRLGTSKGLDS; encoded by the coding sequence ATGGCTTGGACTGCTGATGACATTGCGAAGCTACGAGCAGCGATTGTTGCCCTTGCGTCCGGCTCGGCCGTGCAGTCCGTGACGTACAACGGCCCACCGTCGCGCTCGGTGACATACAAGCAGGCCAACCTCAGTGAAATGCGTGAACTGCTCGTCGAGATGGAACGCTCGGTCTCCGGCGGTCCGAGATACATCCGACTCGGAACCTCCAAAGGGCTCGACTCATGA
- the trpS gene encoding tryptophan--tRNA ligase produces MRTLSGVQSSGKLHIGNYYGAIRQFVQLQDESEAYYFIANLHALTTVRDPKLALELTREAAVAYLALGVDPKKAVLFRQSDVREVLELYWILGTVVPHSNLERAHSYKEKVAKGISPDFGLFAYPVLMAADILLYSADAVPVGKDQIQHVEFARDWAVKFNTEYVPGYDPADPEGKERGHAPGLLKLPSARIQESTQTVPGVDGKKMSKSYGNTIELFADEKEIKKRIMSIKTDSTPVDAPKPVPTGLPVGTSIASEVPLYDLLKLLLPESEFKDVDASWRAGGKGYGDYKKKLLEAYHVAFGPARQRHAELVNDPAELERILKDGADRARAEATRLMDKIRRAVGVP; encoded by the coding sequence ATGCGGACCCTCTCAGGCGTGCAGTCTTCTGGAAAGCTGCACATCGGCAACTACTACGGCGCCATTCGCCAGTTCGTCCAACTGCAGGACGAGAGCGAAGCCTACTACTTCATCGCCAACCTCCACGCGCTCACCACCGTTCGCGACCCCAAGCTCGCGCTGGAGCTCACGCGCGAGGCCGCGGTGGCGTACCTGGCGCTGGGGGTGGACCCCAAGAAGGCCGTGCTCTTCCGCCAGAGCGACGTGCGCGAGGTGCTCGAGCTCTACTGGATCCTGGGCACCGTGGTGCCCCACTCGAACCTGGAGCGGGCCCACAGCTACAAGGAGAAGGTCGCCAAGGGCATCAGCCCGGACTTCGGCCTCTTCGCCTACCCGGTGCTGATGGCCGCGGACATCCTGCTCTACAGCGCGGACGCCGTCCCCGTGGGCAAGGACCAGATTCAGCACGTCGAGTTCGCCCGCGACTGGGCCGTGAAGTTCAACACCGAGTACGTGCCGGGCTATGACCCCGCGGACCCGGAGGGCAAGGAGCGGGGCCACGCGCCCGGCCTCCTCAAGCTCCCCTCCGCGCGCATCCAGGAGTCCACCCAGACGGTGCCCGGCGTCGACGGCAAGAAGATGTCCAAGTCGTACGGGAACACCATCGAGCTGTTCGCGGACGAGAAGGAGATCAAGAAGCGCATCATGTCCATCAAGACGGACTCGACCCCCGTCGATGCGCCCAAGCCCGTGCCCACGGGCTTGCCCGTGGGCACGTCCATCGCCAGCGAGGTCCCCCTCTACGACCTGCTCAAGCTCCTGCTGCCCGAGTCGGAGTTCAAGGACGTGGACGCCAGCTGGAGGGCGGGCGGGAAGGGGTACGGCGACTACAAGAAGAAGCTCCTAGAGGCGTACCACGTGGCCTTCGGTCCGGCCCGCCAGCGCCACGCCGAGCTGGTGAACGACCCGGCGGAGCTGGAGCGCATCCTCAAGGATGGCGCCGACCGGGCCCGCGCCGAGGCGACTCGTTTGATGGACAAGATTCGCCGTGCGGTGGGCGTCCCCTAA
- a CDS encoding phage terminase large subunit family protein, giving the protein MSDYADPGEVVRAARAAWAPPPKLTLSQWADEYFYLSAESSAEPGRWRTLPYQRGIMDAFTDSAVSYVSVIKSARVGWTKILGALIGYCIHQAPASILLVMPTVEDAKGTSKEEIAPMIRDCPVLTPLVHEDADVAATREGSNTILHKRYPGGVLSLVGANSGTGFRRISRKVVLFDEVDAYPVEAGRDGDPIKLGTKRTEYFWDRKIGAGSTPLIAGSSRIAELYEQGDQRRYFVPCPHCDHMAPFVWRGDGGHVMTFDKEKPDEATFTCQANGCVIEHKDKRAMVERGEWRAAKPFAGHASFHIWTAYSYSPNASWAQLVREFLEAKDDPVKLKVFVNTVLGETWVEKGEAPAWERLLARREQYQIGMVPAGVEGLTCGVDVQKDRWVYEVVGWALDKQSWSIDAGVIMGDTANLEEWAKVDALLVREFPTAAGGTMRVRTLAVDSGYRTNTVYNWGRNHPFSRVIAVKGVDEAKVIIGAPTAVDVTEGGKRIARGYKVWPVGVDIAKEELYGWLGLSSPVNGAPFSSGFCHFPEYGEDYFKQLTAEQLVTSTDKKGREVRAWQKLPGRENHWLDARIYARAAAMRLGLDRARPASPPSEPKP; this is encoded by the coding sequence GTGAGCGACTACGCCGACCCGGGAGAGGTGGTGCGCGCAGCGCGTGCCGCCTGGGCGCCGCCGCCGAAGCTGACGCTCTCGCAGTGGGCTGACGAGTACTTCTACCTGTCCGCGGAGTCGAGCGCGGAGCCTGGCCGTTGGCGCACGCTTCCCTACCAGCGCGGCATCATGGACGCCTTCACCGACTCGGCGGTGTCGTACGTGTCCGTGATCAAGAGTGCACGAGTTGGATGGACGAAGATCCTCGGTGCGCTGATCGGCTACTGCATCCATCAGGCGCCCGCGTCGATTCTTCTGGTGATGCCCACCGTCGAAGACGCGAAAGGAACGAGCAAGGAAGAGATCGCCCCGATGATTCGGGACTGTCCCGTGTTGACTCCGCTGGTCCACGAGGACGCGGACGTGGCGGCCACACGCGAGGGCAGCAACACCATCCTGCACAAGCGCTATCCGGGCGGCGTGCTGTCGCTGGTCGGCGCGAACAGCGGCACCGGTTTTCGCCGCATCTCGCGCAAGGTGGTGCTGTTCGACGAGGTCGACGCCTACCCCGTCGAAGCTGGGCGAGACGGCGACCCCATCAAGCTCGGAACGAAGCGCACGGAGTACTTCTGGGATAGAAAGATCGGCGCTGGAAGTACGCCGCTCATCGCCGGATCTTCGCGCATCGCGGAGCTGTACGAGCAGGGCGACCAGCGGCGCTACTTCGTCCCCTGCCCCCATTGCGACCACATGGCACCGTTCGTATGGCGCGGCGACGGCGGCCACGTGATGACGTTCGACAAGGAGAAGCCCGACGAGGCGACTTTTACGTGTCAGGCCAACGGGTGCGTTATCGAGCACAAAGACAAGCGAGCGATGGTTGAGCGCGGCGAGTGGCGCGCCGCGAAGCCGTTCGCAGGGCACGCGTCGTTTCACATCTGGACCGCCTATTCTTATTCTCCCAACGCTTCGTGGGCGCAGCTCGTGCGCGAATTCCTCGAGGCGAAGGACGACCCCGTCAAGCTCAAGGTGTTCGTCAACACCGTGCTCGGCGAGACCTGGGTTGAGAAAGGCGAAGCTCCCGCGTGGGAGCGCCTGCTGGCGCGGCGGGAGCAGTACCAGATCGGCATGGTGCCTGCGGGAGTGGAGGGCCTCACCTGCGGCGTGGATGTTCAGAAGGACCGGTGGGTGTATGAAGTGGTGGGGTGGGCACTCGACAAGCAGTCGTGGAGCATCGACGCCGGCGTCATCATGGGCGACACCGCCAACCTCGAGGAGTGGGCGAAGGTCGACGCCCTGTTGGTCCGTGAGTTCCCCACAGCGGCGGGCGGAACGATGCGAGTGAGAACACTCGCAGTCGACTCGGGATATCGGACAAATACCGTCTACAACTGGGGTCGGAATCATCCGTTCTCTCGCGTCATCGCGGTCAAAGGCGTTGATGAGGCAAAAGTCATCATCGGCGCCCCCACCGCGGTAGATGTCACCGAGGGCGGCAAGCGCATCGCACGCGGCTACAAGGTCTGGCCCGTCGGAGTGGACATCGCGAAAGAGGAGCTCTACGGGTGGCTCGGCCTATCGTCCCCCGTCAACGGCGCTCCCTTCTCGTCCGGCTTCTGTCATTTCCCAGAGTACGGCGAAGACTACTTCAAGCAGCTCACCGCCGAGCAGCTTGTCACCTCCACGGACAAGAAAGGGCGTGAGGTCCGCGCATGGCAGAAGTTGCCGGGTCGCGAGAATCATTGGCTCGACGCGCGCATCTACGCCCGTGCCGCGGCTATGCGACTCGGTCTCGACCGGGCGCGTCCGGCGTCGCCACCTAGCGAACCAAAGCCATAG